A window of Cellulosimicrobium protaetiae genomic DNA:
CCGGCACGGCCGCGGCGAGCGCCGCGCCGAGCACGCACGCGCACCACGTCGCGAGCAGCAGCGCCCCGGTCCCCTCGACCGGGGGCAGCCGGCGTGCGGCGAGCGCGGTGAGCAGGGCGACCGTCAGTCCGACGGCGAGCGGCAGCGCGAGGTGCACCGGGTCGGCGAGGAGCGCGTCCCGGTCGACGGCGAGACGCGCGGAGGGCAGCAGCACGACGTCGCGGGCCACGCCCCACGGCGACTGCGGGTCGGCCGAGCCCGGGAGCGTCGTGCGCCCGATCCCCGCGGCGGCCCAGAGCACGGCCGTCGCCGCGCCCGCGACGAGGGCGGCGGGCCAGGCGCGCACCGTCCGCGGGCCGCGGGTGTGGCGCGTGCCCGCCGGGTCGTCGCGCCGGTCCAGCAGGGCCCGGGTCACCACGACCGCGAGCCCGACGAGCAGCCCGTTCACGAGTCCCCACCAGCCGCCGAGCGCGGTCGCGACGAGCTCGGTGATCGTGTCCGCCCGCCAGGGCAGCGTGACGCCCGCGAACCAGACGGCCGTGGCGGCGAGCGCGGACGCCGCCACGGTCGAGAACCAGACGGCGAGGAACGTCGCCCAGCGGCCGGTGCCGGACGGCAGACGGCGCAGCGCGACGTGGGTCCCGAGGGCGACGAGCGCGCCCGCGAGCGCCGCCGCGAGCAGGGTGCTCCCCGAGACGGGCTCACCTCCCGCGACCGGACCGGTCGGGTGGGGGAGGAGCGTGCGGACGAGGCTGCCGGGCAGGGTGTGCGCGGCGCCCGAGAGCCAGTCGGCGAGGCGTCCCGTCACCACCCACAGGACCGCGCTGAGAGCTCCGGCGACGACGACGGCGGGGACGGTCCTCGATGACGGCATCCTGCGAGGGTAGTGGCAGGGCGCGCCCGGCCGCACGGACCGGTCCGCCCGGGCTGTCATCCTGGGCGCGCTGCCGGACATCCCCTTGCGGAGCGTCGCGAGGGGCGGCGTCGAGGACGACGACAGGAGCGAGGGCCGATGTCCCCACCCCCCGAGGCGAAGGCGCGGGCGCGTCTCGACCGCCTCTACCGCGACCACGCGCGGTCGGTGTACCGGTGCGCGGCGACGCGGCTGTCCCCGCAGGACGCGGAGGACGTCGTGTGCGAGGTGTTCGTGGTGGCCTGGCGCCGGATCACGGAGGTCCCGCCGTACGAGCTCGGCTGGCTCCTGCGGGTCACGCGCAACGTCATGGCGAACCACCTGCGTGCAGGGTCGCGCCGGGCCGCGCTCGTGCGCCGCGTCACGGGCGTCTCCCCGCTGAGCGTGCCCGACCACGCGGGCGACGTCGTCGGGCAGGACGCCGCCGAGAGGCTGCTCGCGCGACTGCCCGCGCGCGACCAGGAGGTCCTGCGGCTCCTCGTGCTCGAGGACCTCTCCGTCCCCGAGCTCGCCGAGGCGCTCGGGTGCCGCCCCAACACCGCGTCGGCGCGGGTGCGGCGCGCCAAGGAGCGCCTGGCGCGCCTGTACGCCGAGCACGACCGGTCCGCGGAGACCCCGAGCCGGACCCCGAGCCCGCCCGCGTCGCCGCCACCGGCCGCGCCGTCGTACGCCACCGTCGGTGCCACCGCCTCGACCCGAGAGGGGACAACCCCGTGAACGACCCGATCCACCGCCTGCGCACCGAGAGCACCCGCCCGGACGCCGACGTCCCGCTCGACGCCGTCCTCGCCGTGATCCACGCCCGGACGGCGGGCGAACGGCCGGGGGTGCTGACCCGGCGACGGCGGACCGTGCGGGTGGCTGCCGTCGGCGGCGCGGGCGCCGTCGTGCTCGCGAGCGCGCTCGCCCTGCCCGGCCTCGTCCCGGGGACCGGGCCCGACGTGCGGCCCGCACCCGTGGCTGCCCCGTCGCCGACCGCCGAGGTGCGGGACGGCGTCGTCGGCGAGGACCCGGACGACGAGGGCACCGTGGTCGCCGCCGTCGCGTACGTCGAGAGGGCGCGCACCGCCGTCGAGGAGATCGACCTCTCGACCCTGGTCCTCGAGGTCGGGTCGACGTTCGGCGTCCAGCACCCGGGCGAGCCCGCGCTCGACACGTCCGCGAGCCGGGAGTTCACGGCGGGCGACGGGAGCGCGACGCGGTGGGTCTCCGAGAAGGACTTCGTGGCGTCGGTCGCCGCCGGCACGGTGGGCGTCGAGGAGGTCAAGCACGCCGACCCGGCCGGCCCGGAGGGACAGATGACCTACTGGTGGGTGAGCCCCGCGGCCGGCGTCTACACGCGGTTCACGCTGCCGGTGGAGAACTGGGACGACATCCCCTCGGGCACCATCCGGGAGCAGCTCACCGCGCAGCTGACGGAGCTGGCCGCGCAGATGGACGCGATCCGGGCGCTCGCGGACCAGCCGGACGTCGTGACGAGCGGCCCCGAGGCGCGGACGGTCGGCGGGCGCCCCGCGACGTGCTTCGAGATCTCCGGTCCCGGGTCGGCCGCCCCGAGGAGCGAGACGTCGATGTGGGTCGGCGACGAGCCGGGCACCGTGGACTGGACGCGGGCCGCGTGCTTCGACGACGAGACGCACCTGCCGTTGTCGGACGAGCGGACCGAGCACTACTTCATCGACGGAGCCACCGAGACGAGCCTCGCGGTCACGACGTCGGACTACACCTGGCACCCGAGGGACGACGCGTCGCTCGCCCTCCTCGCGCCGTCGGTCGAGGGCCTGCGGGAGGTCTCCCAGGACGAGTTCACGCGCCTGACGAGCTGACGTGCCCCGTGCGGCGGCCGGGCCGGGCGCCCGGCCGCCGCCGATGAGTTCTCGGCACGGTCGTCGTCTGCACGCTCGGAGCCCGCGGTGCACGGCCGCGGGCACGACGACGCGGAGGACGCCATGAGCGAGCGCAAGACCTACACCCTGGACGTGCCCGGCGCCGTCGTCGCCTACGACGTCCGGACGCCGGACGTGGCGGGCGACCGGCCGCCCGTGGTGGTCATGGGCTCGCCCATGGCGGCCTCGGGGTTCGAGCAGCTCGCGGGGCTGCTCGACGACCGGGTGGTCGTGACGTACGACCCGCGCGGCACCGAGCGCAGCACGCTCGCGGCGGACGGCGAGGTCTCGGTCGAGGCCCACGCCGACGACCTGCACGCCGTGGTGTCGGCGGTCGGCCTGGGGCCGGTGGACGTCTTCGGGTCGAGCGGGGGCGGCGTCGTCGGGCTGTCGTGGGTCGAGCGGTACCCGGGGGACGTGCGGACGTTCGTCTCGCACGAGCCGCCGATCACGCCGCTGCTCGAGGACGCCGCGACGGCGACGGCGGTCCAGGCCGACATCGTCGAGACGTACCGCCGCGAGGGGTTCGGGCCCGCGATGGCGAAGTTCGTCGCGCTCGTGAGCCACGTGGGCCCGCTGCCGGCCGACTACCTCGACCGTCCCGCGCCCGACCCGGCGATGTTCGGGTTCCCGACCGAGGACGACGGTGGGCGCGACGACCTGCTCCTCGGCAAGAACCTCGCGACCATGCCGTCGTGGTCCCCGGACGGGGACGCGCTGCGGGCGTCGGCGACGCGGGTCGTGCCCGCCGTGAGCGCGCAGGGCGAGGGCACGCTCGCGTGGCGTGGCGGGGCCGCGCTGGCCGCGCTGCTCGGGGTCGACGCGGTCACGTTCCCCGGGGACCACGGGGGCTTCATGGTGAGCGAGTGGTCGCCGGACAACGACCCGGCAGCGTTCGCCGCGGCGCTGCGCGCGGTGCTCGACGCCTGACCGGGCGCGCGTCTCGCGCGCGCCGCACGACACCTGAGCGCGGGGTGGCTGCCCGGGTCCCGCGGGACCGGGCTGGCCACCCCGTGCTCGTCGTGCTCGGCGCGAGTCCAGGGCGACGTCGCGCGAGAAGTGTCGACTGACCGGGGACTTTTGCTTGTTGTCGACACAACTTTCGCCTACCTGTTGACATGTCCCTCTGACTGCGGTGTCATAAACCTCGTTGCCCCTGGAACCGACCAGGGGACCGGACGTCGGCGCAGGGGAGCTCGTCGTCCGGACCGACAGCCGAGGGCGCACACCGACGCGCGTCCCCGGCGGGGCCACGGTGGCCCCGGACCTCGCCCCGCGGCGGTTTCCCTCCGCCCGCGTGTCGAGCCCCGCACGACCGAGAGCACGCCTCGTTCCGCAACGACGCGGGGACGTCCCCCGCGTGCACGCACCTGCCCGACCCCCGACCCGGGGTTCCGTCCGCGCGCCCGCAGGGCGCCGACAGGCGCGGCGCCGTGACGCGCCGCGCCGGTCCGGCGCGCCCGCGAGCGGCCCGGACGGCCCCTCGCGCCCCCCGAAGGAGACCCATGTCCGAGCCGACGACCGAGACCGAGGCCCCACCGCGACCGCTCTCGCGCCGCACCCTGCTCGCCGGGGTCGGCGTCGTCGCCGCGAGCCCGGCGGCAGCGCTCCTGCTCGGCGCCGGCGGCAGCGTCAGCCCCGCTTCCGCTGCCGCCCCCTCCCAGGCGGCCGCGGCCGTCCCCGCCGCGACGGGCACGGTCCGCAAGATCACGATGTACGCCGAGCGCATCTCCGACACGCTCGTCGGGTACGGCCTCGAGCGCGGCAAGGCGAGCGTCCCCGGCCCGATCCTCGAGATGTGGGAGGGCGAGACGCTCGAGATCACGCTCGTCAACACGACGGACAAGCGCCTCTCGATCCACCCGCACGGCGTGAACTACGACGTCAACAGCGACGGCAGCGCGTTCAACAACTCGTTCAACGAGCCGGGCGAGACGCGGACCTACACCTGGTCGACCGTGAAGATGGCGCGCGACCGCGGCATCTGGATGCCGGGCAGCGCGGGCTACTGGCACTACCACGACCACGCGTGGGGCGACCACGGCACGCAGGGCCTCGCCGCCGGTCTCTACGGCGCGCTCGTCGTGCGCCGCGTGGGCGACGTGCTGCCGCAGAAGCAGTTCACGATGGTCTTCAACGACATGACCATCAACAACAAGGTCGCGCCGGACACGCCGATGTTCGAGGCGAAGCTCGGCGAGCGCGTCGAGTTCATCTGCATCGGCCACGGCAACCAGCTCCACACGTTCCACCTGCACGCCCACCGGTGGGCGAACAACCGGACCGGGCTGCTCGCCGACCAGTACGACCCGAGCCAGGTCGTGGACAACCGGGACCTCAACCCGGGCGACGCGTTCGGGTTCCAGGTCGTCGCCGGTCTGGGCGTCGGGCCGGGCGCGTGGATGTACCACTGCCACGTCCAGTTCCACTCCGACGGCGGGATGGCGGGCATCTTCCTGGTCCGCAACGCCGACGGCTCCATGCCGCCGGGCGCGCAGGAGTCCATCGACCGGTTCCAGGGCCACGGCAGCCACACGATGTCGGCACCCTCGGGCGCCGCCCCGTCGGGGGCCACCCCCACCACCGGGGGTGCCGTCGCCGGCGGGACCGGACCGGCCGTCGTCGACCTCACGGGACACGCCGGCCACTGACGCGGGACTCACGGGCCTCCCGCCCGACCCGCACCAGCACCATCGGCTCCCGGCCCACCCGGGAGCGTCGCACCGATGACGAAGGAGTTGGAGAGTGCTGTCCAGACGATCGACACCCCCTACGAGGGGGCGCTCCCGACCGGGAGCACTACGGGCCTTGACGGTCGGCCTGACGGGCGTCGCGCTCGTCGCGAGCGCGGCCGTGATCCCGGCGGCGGCCCAGCCCGTCGCCACGACGCCGGCGAGCACGGTCGCCTCGAGCGGGGCCCCCACGGCCGGGTCCGTCGCGGCCGCGGCGGCCACCGCTCCCGTGCGCGTGCTCGTGTTCCACGGCGCGCCCGACGAGCAGACCGACCCTGTCGTCGCCGCGACCGCGGCGCTGACCGAGCTGGGTGCCGCCAACGGGTTCGACGTCGAGGCGACGTCCGACCCCGCGATGCTCAGCGAGGCGACGCTCGGCGAGTACCGCGGCGTCGTCATGCTCTCCGCGGAGGGCATCGAGCTGAGCGGCGAGCAGGAGGCCGCGCTCCAGGCGTACGTCAACGGCGGCGGCGGATTCCTCGGCGTGCGCGACGCCGCGCGCGCCCAGGAGGCGTCGAAGTGGTTCGAGGGCCTCGTCGGCGCCCGGATCAAGGGCGCGACGATGACGGCGGAGAAGGTCGCCGAGGCGACCGGCACCGGCCGCAGCCCGGCCGCCGAGACCCCGGCCAAGGCCGTCGACGGCGACCCCGGCACCAAGTGGCTGACGTTCGCCCGCACGGGCCAGCTCACGCTGCGCATGGAGCAGCCCGTCGCGGTCGTGAAGTACGGCATCACGTCGGCGAACGACTCCGCGGGCCGCGACCCGAAGAACTGGAAGCTCCAGGGGTCGACCGACGGGCAGACGTGGGTCGACCTCGACACGCGCACCGACGAGGACTTCCCGCAGCGCTTCCAGCCGCGCACGTTCGACGTCGCGAACGAGACCGAGTACGGCTGGTACCGGCTGGACGTCACCGCCAACTCCGGCGACGCCGAGATCCAGCTCGCAGAGCTCTCGATCTTCGGCCCCGACTCCGTCGAGCAGCCCGACCCGGAGATCCCGCTCGAGGAGCGCACGGTCGACCTGGTCGACCGCCAGCACCCCGCGACGGCGGACCTCCCGCTCACGTGGGACCGCGAGGACCGGTGGCTCGACTGGGCCGAGGACCCGACCGGTGACGTGCACACGGTCGCGACGCTCGAGCCCGGCCCCGACGCCGGCCCGACGACCAACCCGTTCCAGCCCCTGTCCTGGTGCCGCGACTACGACGGCGGCCGCTCGTTCTTCACCGGCATGGGCGGCACGCCCGAGAGCTGGCAGGACGAGACGTTCCGCGAGCACCTGCTCGGTGCGCTCCAGTGGACGACGGGCGTGGTGCGCGGCGACTGCCAGGCGACCATCGCGTCGAACTACAAGGCCGAGCGCCTGTCCCAGGTGAACACGGCGGGCACGCTGGACCAGAACGGCGAGCAGCACGGCCTGACGATCGCGCCCGACGGCACGGTCTTCTACATCGGCCGTGGCGCGTGCGCCACCGGCCCGATCGTCCCGTGGAGCGACCCGAACGTGGGCCTCGGCTGCGGCACGATCCACCAGTGGGACCCGGAGACGGGTGAGGCGAAGCTGCTCACGACGCTCGACGTCATGGGCAACCGTGGTAGCGGCGACGAGCTCGTGAAGAACGAGGAGGGGCTGCTCGGCATCGTGCCCGACCCCGACTTCGCGACGAACCACTGGCTCTACGTGTACTGGATGCCGCACGAGAACATCGACCGCGAGCGTCGCGTCGGCTACCGGACCGTCTCGCGGTTCACCTACGACCCCGCGACGCCGACGATCGACCAGAGCACGCGGGTCGACCTGCTCGAGTGGGAGACGCAGATCCACAGCTGCTGCCACGCGGGTGGCGGCATGGCGTTCGACAGCGAGGGCAACCTCTACATCGGCTCGGGCGACAACAACTCGTCCGGCGGCTCGAACGGGTACTCCGGCAACAACTGGACGCAGGAGTACGCGGGGATCAGCTTCCAGGACGCGCGCCGCACGTCGGGCAACACGAACGACCTCAACGGCAAGATCCTGCGGATCCACCCCGAGGACGACGGCACCTACACGATCCCGGACGACAACCTGTTCCCGGTGGGCGAGTACCCCGCGGACAAGACGCGTCCCGAGATCTACGTCATGGGCGTGCGCAACATCTCGCGCCTGCAGATCGACCCCGACACGGACTGGCTGACCGCGGCCTGGGTGGGCCCGGACGCCGGCAGCCCCAACCCCGAGCTCGGCCCGGCCAAGTACGAGACCGCGACGATCATCACGTCCGCGGGCAACCAGGGCTGGCCGTACTGCATGGGCAACAAGCAGCCGTACCGTGACCGGAGCAACGAGGACGCGAGCGTCCTCACCGGCTGGTACGACTGCGACAACCCGAAGAACACGTCGCCGCGCAACACGGGCCTCGTGGACCTCCCGCCGGTGCGGGACAACATGATCTGGTACTCGCCCTCGGGCGGCGGGCCGGTCTTCCCGGACCGCGGGAACGGCATCCCGACGTACGAGGACGACGACGCGACGTACACCATCCCGTGGCTGCGGGGTGGCGGCCAGGCCGTGATGTCCGGCCCGACCTTCCGGCAGTCGCAGGTCGACCCGGAGTCCGACGTCGCGTGGCCGTCGTACTGGGAGGGCAAGTGGTTCGTCGGCGACCAGTCGAACTCGAACAACCGCGTCGCGGTGACGGTCGACCCGGAGAACCTGGACGCCCCCGTGTTCATGGAGGACCTCCGCCAGATCATCCCGGGCGGCCGCGGTGACGGGCTGCTGCAGAGCTGGATGGACGCGAAGTTCGGTCCGGACGGCGCGCTGTACCTGGTCGACTACGCGGGCGGCTTCTTCAGCCTCGACCCGAACCAGAAGCTCATGCGGATCACGTACCAGGGCGGGGCTCCGACCCCGGCCCCGGCGGCGTCCGCGACGAGCATCCAGGGCGACCCGCTGACGGTGCAGTTCACCGGCGAGCGTTCCGGCGGCGTCTCCTACCGCTGGGAGTTCGGCGACGGCTCGACCTCCACGAAGGCCAACCCGAAGCACAAGTACCCCCGCATCGGGACCTACGAGGCCAAGCTCACCGTGACGTACGCGGACGGGTCGACGGCCACGGTCACGACCGACGGCTCGCCGTCGTGCACGCTGCCCGACGAGCGCGAGACCGTGTTCTTCGGCGACGTCGACTCCACGGTCGAGAACCTCGACCTGGGCGCCTGCAACATCGCCGACCTGTTCCAGGACGAGAAGGAGTGGCGCACCCACGCCCGGTTCCTGGCGCACGTCGAGTCGGTCGCGAAGAGCCTGTACGACGACAGCCGGATCGACGAGCGCGAGCGTGCTCGCCTCGTCGACGCCGCGGCGCGCTCGCAGATCGGCGTGGACCCGGGCGGGTACCGCACGATCTTCGACGGCACCGAGGCGTCGCTGTACGACTGGTTCCAGGCACCGGGCGGGAAGTTCACGCTCGAGCCGGGCGGGTCGATCCGCTCGCAGGGCGGGCTCGGGATGCTCTGGTACGCGGGCGAGGAGCTCGGAGACTTCTCCGTCAAGCTCCTCTACCGCGACGTCTCGGCGGGTGACCACCACG
This region includes:
- a CDS encoding RNA polymerase sigma factor, with protein sequence MSPPPEAKARARLDRLYRDHARSVYRCAATRLSPQDAEDVVCEVFVVAWRRITEVPPYELGWLLRVTRNVMANHLRAGSRRAALVRRVTGVSPLSVPDHAGDVVGQDAAERLLARLPARDQEVLRLLVLEDLSVPELAEALGCRPNTASARVRRAKERLARLYAEHDRSAETPSRTPSPPASPPPAAPSYATVGATASTREGTTP
- a CDS encoding alpha/beta fold hydrolase produces the protein MSERKTYTLDVPGAVVAYDVRTPDVAGDRPPVVVMGSPMAASGFEQLAGLLDDRVVVTYDPRGTERSTLAADGEVSVEAHADDLHAVVSAVGLGPVDVFGSSGGGVVGLSWVERYPGDVRTFVSHEPPITPLLEDAATATAVQADIVETYRREGFGPAMAKFVALVSHVGPLPADYLDRPAPDPAMFGFPTEDDGGRDDLLLGKNLATMPSWSPDGDALRASATRVVPAVSAQGEGTLAWRGGAALAALLGVDAVTFPGDHGGFMVSEWSPDNDPAAFAAALRAVLDA
- a CDS encoding multicopper oxidase domain-containing protein — protein: MSEPTTETEAPPRPLSRRTLLAGVGVVAASPAAALLLGAGGSVSPASAAAPSQAAAAVPAATGTVRKITMYAERISDTLVGYGLERGKASVPGPILEMWEGETLEITLVNTTDKRLSIHPHGVNYDVNSDGSAFNNSFNEPGETRTYTWSTVKMARDRGIWMPGSAGYWHYHDHAWGDHGTQGLAAGLYGALVVRRVGDVLPQKQFTMVFNDMTINNKVAPDTPMFEAKLGERVEFICIGHGNQLHTFHLHAHRWANNRTGLLADQYDPSQVVDNRDLNPGDAFGFQVVAGLGVGPGAWMYHCHVQFHSDGGMAGIFLVRNADGSMPPGAQESIDRFQGHGSHTMSAPSGAAPSGATPTTGGAVAGGTGPAVVDLTGHAGH
- a CDS encoding ThuA domain-containing protein, giving the protein MTVGLTGVALVASAAVIPAAAQPVATTPASTVASSGAPTAGSVAAAAATAPVRVLVFHGAPDEQTDPVVAATAALTELGAANGFDVEATSDPAMLSEATLGEYRGVVMLSAEGIELSGEQEAALQAYVNGGGGFLGVRDAARAQEASKWFEGLVGARIKGATMTAEKVAEATGTGRSPAAETPAKAVDGDPGTKWLTFARTGQLTLRMEQPVAVVKYGITSANDSAGRDPKNWKLQGSTDGQTWVDLDTRTDEDFPQRFQPRTFDVANETEYGWYRLDVTANSGDAEIQLAELSIFGPDSVEQPDPEIPLEERTVDLVDRQHPATADLPLTWDREDRWLDWAEDPTGDVHTVATLEPGPDAGPTTNPFQPLSWCRDYDGGRSFFTGMGGTPESWQDETFREHLLGALQWTTGVVRGDCQATIASNYKAERLSQVNTAGTLDQNGEQHGLTIAPDGTVFYIGRGACATGPIVPWSDPNVGLGCGTIHQWDPETGEAKLLTTLDVMGNRGSGDELVKNEEGLLGIVPDPDFATNHWLYVYWMPHENIDRERRVGYRTVSRFTYDPATPTIDQSTRVDLLEWETQIHSCCHAGGGMAFDSEGNLYIGSGDNNSSGGSNGYSGNNWTQEYAGISFQDARRTSGNTNDLNGKILRIHPEDDGTYTIPDDNLFPVGEYPADKTRPEIYVMGVRNISRLQIDPDTDWLTAAWVGPDAGSPNPELGPAKYETATIITSAGNQGWPYCMGNKQPYRDRSNEDASVLTGWYDCDNPKNTSPRNTGLVDLPPVRDNMIWYSPSGGGPVFPDRGNGIPTYEDDDATYTIPWLRGGGQAVMSGPTFRQSQVDPESDVAWPSYWEGKWFVGDQSNSNNRVAVTVDPENLDAPVFMEDLRQIIPGGRGDGLLQSWMDAKFGPDGALYLVDYAGGFFSLDPNQKLMRITYQGGAPTPAPAASATSIQGDPLTVQFTGERSGGVSYRWEFGDGSTSTKANPKHKYPRIGTYEAKLTVTYADGSTATVTTDGSPSCTLPDERETVFFGDVDSTVENLDLGACNIADLFQDEKEWRTHARFLAHVESVAKSLYDDSRIDERERARLVDAAARSQIGVDPGGYRTIFDGTEASLYDWFQAPGGKFTLEPGGSIRSQGGLGMLWYAGEELGDFSVKLLYRDVSAGDHHANAGVFTRFPNPNQPGDAECAEGQSPAWVAISCGHEIQIYDGPTGEPQKTGSVYNFDPLGLNTGGEKPKGEWNEYEIRVVGQQYTIIRNGVVINEWENTPGQQSSRAGDPPTDLRQFDSGFIGLQNHGNSDLIEFRDIRVADL